One window from the genome of Elaeis guineensis isolate ETL-2024a chromosome 5, EG11, whole genome shotgun sequence encodes:
- the LOC105032619 gene encoding LOW QUALITY PROTEIN: uncharacterized protein (The sequence of the model RefSeq protein was modified relative to this genomic sequence to represent the inferred CDS: inserted 2 bases in 1 codon; deleted 2 bases in 2 codons; substituted 1 base at 1 genomic stop codon): MATKGEKCHGDTEEGPHIHRPTTDDSDNALCFCDAEDQSGHSPYVSNRTASAYDEDRFSGASHHEIDGVPESRRKCCVSDWRVEFQRFKANKDKVDQDCRICHLSLEESGIPIVXLGCSCXMAAAHKQCADTWFKIKGNNTCEICGSTVKNVVVTGESEFIEQWNETSSGTASAPVPPSESRSFWRGHDRFLNCLLAFVVFAFVISWLFHFNVAG, from the exons ATGGCAACGAAGGGAGAGAAATGCCATGGAGATACAGAAGAAGGGCCTCACATTCACCGCCCCACCACGGATGACAGTGATAATGCGCTCTGCTTCTGTGATGCAGAGGACCAGTCTGGGCATTCGCCGTATGTTTCAAACCGCACCGCTTCAGCTTATGATGAGGACCGCTTCTCTGGTGCTTCCCATCATGAGATAGATGGAGTTCCAGAGTCACGGAGAAAATGCTGCGTCTCGGACTGGAGAGTGGAATTTCAGAGATTTAAGGCGAACAAGGACAAAGTCGACCAGGATTGCAGGATTTGTCATCTCAGCTTGGAGGAGTCGGGCATTCCAATTGTA TAGCTAGGTTGTTCTTG AATGGCTGCTGCCCACAAGCAATGTGCCGATACGTGGTTCAAAATCAAAGGGAACAA TACTTGTGAGATTTGTGGCTCAACAGTTAAGAATGTGGTTGTTACAGGAGAGAGCGAGTTCATTGAGCAGTGGAACGAAACAAGCAGTGGTACCGCATCCGCACCTGTGCCGCCATCTGAATCACGAAGCTTTTGGCGGGGGCAT GATCGGTTCCTCAATTGTTTGCTTGCCTTCGTGGTTTTTGCGTTTGTCATCTCATGGCTCTTTCACTTCAATGTTGCTGGCTAA